One part of the Aspergillus luchuensis IFO 4308 DNA, chromosome 5, nearly complete sequence genome encodes these proteins:
- a CDS encoding peroxidase family protein (COG:S;~EggNog:ENOG410PW9Y;~InterPro:IPR036851,IPR000028;~PFAM:PF01328;~SECRETED:SignalP(1-18);~go_function: GO:0004601 - peroxidase activity [Evidence IEA]): MKTTPLLFFAAGLAQTHAFPSQGGAPHPLPWSPPGPNDVRAPCPMLNTLANHGYLPHNGKDITEQHTINALYNALGIDAELATYLHQEAVTTNPAPNATTFSLNDLSRHDILEHDASLSRQDAFFGDNHDFNQTIFDETRSYWTSPIIDVMQAALSRQARVDTSMATNPNYTMSELGASFSYGETAAYIIVLGDKENGLVNRSRVEYLFENERLPLDLGWTRAKENITFDDLSTMLNRIVNATGGESEFDRELAKRGGVHVGKWRGY; this comes from the exons ATGAAGACAACCCCCCTACTTTTCTTCGCCGCGGGCCTTGCCCAAACCCATGCATTCCCATCACAAGGAGGAGCACCGCACCCACTACCCTGGTCCCCTCCAGGCCCAAACGATG TCCGCGCCCCCTGCCCAATGCTCAATACCCTCGCCAACCACGGTTATCTCCCCCACAACGGCAAGGACATCACTGAGCAACACACCATCAACGCCCTCTATAACGCCCTCGGCATCGACGCAGAACTCGCCACATACCTCCACCAGGAAGcagtcaccaccaacccagccCCAAACGCTACTACTTTCTCCCTCAATGATCTGAGTCGTCATGACATCCTCGAACATGATGCTAGTTTGAG TCGTCAGGATGCCTTCTTCGGCGACAACCACGACTTCAACCAGACTATCTTTGACGAGACCCGCTCATACTGGACCTCTCCCATCATCGACGTGATGCAGGCTGCTCTGTCCCGCCAAGCACGTGTGGATACCTCTATGGCTACGAATCCGAACTATACCATGTCCGAGCTGGGTGCGTCGTTTAGCTATGGGGAGACGGCGGCGTATATCATTGTTCTTGGGGATAAGGAGAATGGTTTGGTGAATCGGTCGAGGGTGGAGTATCTTTTTG AGAATGAACGTCTTCCGTTGGATCTTGGGTGGACTCGTGCGAAGGAGAATATCACGTTTGATGATTTGAGCACGATGTTGAATAGGATTGTTAATGCCACCGGTGGTGAGAGTGAGTTTGACAGGGAGTTGGCGAAGAGGGGTGGGGTGCATGTTGGGAAGTGGAGGGGGTACTAG
- a CDS encoding 5'-methylthioadenosine/S-adenosylhomocysteine nucleosidase family protein (COG:O;~EggNog:ENOG410Q2XN;~InterPro:IPR000845,IPR035994;~PFAM:PF01048;~go_function: GO:0003824 - catalytic activity [Evidence IEA];~go_process: GO:0009116 - nucleoside metabolic process [Evidence IEA]) — protein MDEDDVLDLGCEVLPWVSTQLILIGKQTRDNAYGTLGCELFVLSQQIPAISQTALVRQRLLKIFEIIDKACSTSRNVADRFRALGRIEDYKKSTSNIGQTVIRETQESLTHFVRHSPEYNALLRLISDGFTVDETEPLYTEEYQDDSDIGYSGYLNQILYTQLQTYAECGCPTVHLESTRLRLSTDNQIGDDDVSFELAFKAKLFPPTSTSSFVPWKASIVKVSRQTNVQKNKKVGFASTYGDLLSSKRNSSLLSRRLRRLERGEFCKLIDNCLGKPVQFCIQSNVLQVIESPDPKSSRGIFPIEGRSLGQWLKQIPHLSNKGKSHLAYTIAKSVWQYYSSAWMMAPWTHGSIQLLTEKTGLADIGKPHPYLTANMARAVVTSTDRYNADNLMHQYPYILALGVLLIEIAIKQPLTSEECPHPFSETAINDYYTWAWTTAHRSNLKDMVHPMYEEAVNNCLNPELFGGDSIQQYGYTEQITARQNVLYDKVVSPLKRLFEAFQNNLGIPGAPTAKTLNTVAHHVIPETSNASQFPHKADFTVAIFCALPLEANAVSALFDERFEDIGLYRNSPGDSNTYTLGRMGRHNTALVHLPGMGKSVAAQASSSIRSTYPNIKLALVVGICGGVPYKKGNKEILLGDIVVSDGIIQHDFGRRIPGAFLPKASVADGLGRPIVNIRGFLSKLKTTLEQQHVSNKMTEYMGAMNEKPGNNTGRYPGVEQDKLYEPSYQHKHRGSTTCISCADSTNTMICGEVFDLSCHELRCGEENLVKRMRLQAALTQGDPPSPAIHLGLIASGDTVMKSGQDRDLISERHNVIAFEMEGAGVWESLPCLVVKGVCDYADSHKNKVWQPYAAATGAACMKALLDRWPF, from the exons ATGGACGAGGACGATGTATTGGACTTGGGCTGTGAGGTTCTGCCGTGGGTCAGCACGCAACTTATTCTTATAGGAAAACAGACGCGTGATAACGCTTACGGTACGTTGGGATGCGAGCTGTTTGTTTTATCTCAGCAGATCCCAGCTATCAGCCAGACAGCCCTTGTGCGACAAAGATTGTTGAAAATATTCGAGATTATCGATAAAGCGTGCTCA ACGTCGCGGAATGTGGCAGATCGCTTTCGGGCTCTGGGCAGAATCgaagattataaaaagtCGACGAGCAATATTGGACAGACTGTAATCAGAGAGACCCAGGAAAGCCTGACGCATTTTGTCCGACATAGCCCAGAATACAATGCTCTCTTACGATTGATTTCCGACGGTTTCACGGTGGACGAGACGGAGCCGCTATATACGGAGGAATATCAGGACGATAGCGACATCGGATACTCGGGGTACCTGAACCAAATCCTCTACACTCAGTTACAGACCTACGCTGAATGTGGCTGCCCCACTGTTCACTTGGAATCGACTCGACTGCGACTGAGTACTGACAATCAAAtcggtgacgatgatgtttCCTTTGAGCTCGCCTTCAAGGCCAAGCTTTTCCCACCTACGAGCACTTCATCATTCGTGCCGTGGAAGGCGTCGATTGTGAAAGTTTCAAG ACAGACTAATGtccagaagaacaagaaggttGGGTTCGCATCCACATATGGTGATTTATTATCATCGAAACGCAATAGCTCGCTCTTATCCCGGAGATTGAGACGGCTAGAGCGGGGGGAATTCTGCAAGTTGATCGACAATTGCCTTGGCAAGCCTGTTCAGTTTTGTATTCAATCAAACGTGCTGCAAGTGATCGAATCACCTGATCCTAAGTCCTCCCGTGGCATTTTCCCCATCGAAGGACGTTCACTAGGGCAATGGCTTAAACAAATACCTCATCTTTCGAACAAGGGAAAGTCTCATCTAGCCTATACCATTGCCAAGTCCGTGTGGCAGTATTACAGTTCAGCGTGGATGATGGCACCCTGGACTCACGGGAGCATTCAACTGCTAACTGAGAAAACTGGCCTGGCAGATATTGGAAAGCCACATCCATATCTGACAGCAAACATGGCCCGAGCGGTGGTTACTTCTACGGACCGCTATAATGCCGATAACCTCATGCACCAATATCCATACATTCTAGCATTAGGGGTTCTTCTTATCGAAATTGCCATCAAGCAGCCCCTGACAAGTGAAGAATGCCCTCACCCCTTCAGCGAAACTGCGATTAACGACTACTATACGTGGGCGTGGACAACGGCGCACAGAAGCAATTTGAAGGACATGGTGCATCCTATGTACGAGGAGGCTGTTAATAACTGTCTCAACCCTGAGCTATTTGGTGGCGACTCCATACAACAGTACGGGTATACAGAGCAGATAACGGCCCGACAGAACGTTTTATACGATAAAGTTGTTTCCCCATTGAAGAGATTGTTTGAAGCCTTTCAAAATAACTTGGGTATCCCGGGCGCTCCTACCGCGAAAACGCTCAACACAGTCGCTCACCATGTTATTCCAGAGACTTCCAATGCCTCACAATTCCCCCATAAAGCAGATTTCACGGTCGCAATATTCTGTGCTTTGCCGCTAGAGGCTAATGCGGTCAGTGCCCTGTTTGATGAAAGATTTGAAGACATCGGCCTGTATAGGAATTCACCGGGAGACTCGAACACGTACACACTCGGTCGAATGGGTCGCCATAACACCGCATTGGTACATCTTCCGGGTATGGGAAAGAGTGTTGCGGCTCAAGCATCCTCTTCAATACGGTCAACCTATCCGAACATTAAGCTCGCCCTGGTGGTCGGAATCTGTGGCGGCGTCCCATATAAGAAGGGGAACAAAGAAATCCTTCTCGGAGATATAGTAGTCAGTGATGGGATTATCCAGCATGATTTCGGGCGAAGGATTCCTGGGGCATTTCTGCCTAAAGCATCGGTTGCCGATGGGCTGGGGCGGCCCATCGTCAATATAAGAGGTTTCCTTTCGAAGTTAAAGACAACCCTAGAACAACAGCATGTTTCGAACAAAATGACGGAATATATGGGAGCTATGAATGAAAAGCCTGGCAATAACACTGGTCGATATCCAGGAGTTGAACAAGACAAACTATACGAGCCAAGCTATCAGCATAAACACCGTGGCAGCACTACTTGCATCAGCTGCGCAGACTCGACCAATACTATGATATGCGGCGAGGTGTTTGATCTATCGTGTCATGAACTGAgatgcggggaagaaaaCCTTGTGAAACGGATGCGGCTCCAGGCTGCACTTACACAGGGggatcctccttctccggcaATTCACCTAGGGCTCATTGCATCGGGCGATACTGTCATGAAATCTGGACAAGACAGAGACCTCATCTCTGAGCGTCATAATGTGATAGCGTTCGAAATGGAGGGTGCAGGGGTCTGGGAGAGTCTGCCTTGTCTAGTGGTGAAGGGTGTTTGTGACTATGCCGACAGCCATAAGAATAAAGTATGGCAACCGTATGCTGCAGCGACAGGAGCAGCCTGCATGAAAGCTTTACTCGATAGGTGGCCATTTTAA
- a CDS encoding uncharacterized protein (COG:O;~EggNog:ENOG410Q2XN;~InterPro:IPR001466,IPR012338,IPR021860;~MEROPS:MER0026262;~PFAM:PF11954,PF00144) has product MPGYPRTPVQLDSSLSASSLISLPPTSHLSLPSTQIQADSKAMVLRHERNPLTPEFDALVDKLLEEWHIPGLTVSVVHGSSTYAKAYGYASFPSTPMTTNSLFTTCSTTKAFTAAAMSLAIDDSQSTPHQISWSTPVSSIIRDDFVLSTPSATTNTTIEDILSHRSGLPGHFFSINLAHPNETLRTEVRRLRWLPLAFPPRTTFNYNNHMFMAATYLLEHINGESLGTTLKRRIWDPLDMNDTYFSTAEVQKHPNLSKRLVKGYTWNPDTHTYYEEQYINYAPITGTGSMVSNVMDYAKWLRAMLYQAPPISKEGHTALRLPRAVIAESDWKNMLAPPGAYHLYTMGWFIDYYHGEQLYWHTGSWAGFGIMVGFLPAKGFAFAMMGNTQNARIAELDLFLYLIDQLLGKSGAERETHVRKLGEKLKEMERMYNESVESVIARLYPDLKMRLPLSLSLGAYTGTYAHPGYGVIKVCEKSDKLVVDLRDRVGSCCMRFEHVSGEFFVVKSYNPEAEAVGPDYTKAEFYVDEQGVAKSLGLDLESVLGEKIWFERMA; this is encoded by the exons ATGCCGGGCTACCCACGGACCCCGGTGCAACTTGACTCCTCACTCTCTGCATCTTCGCTCATCTCACTTCCTCCCACATCCCATCTCTCATTGCCTTCAACCCAGATCCAAGCAGACTCCAAAGCAATGGTTCTCCGCCACGAAAGAAATCCACTCACTCCAGAATTCGACGCTCTCGTCGACAAATTGCTTGAAGAATGGCACATCCCAGGCCTGACCGTATCGGTTGTGCACGGTTCCAGCACCTACGCAAAg GCCTACGGTTAcgcctcctttccctccacaCCCATGACCACCAACTCTCTCTTCACGACCTGCAGCACAACCAAAGCCTTCACCGCCGCCGCAATGTCTTTAGCGATCGACGACAGCCAGTCCACTCCGCACCAAATCTCCTGGTCTACGCCcgtctcttccatcatccgtgaCGACTTTGTTCTTTCTACTCCttctgccaccaccaacactacAATTGAAGACATCTTATCGCATCGCAGTGGGCTCCCAGGCCACTTCTTTTCCATCAACCTCGCTCATCCGAATGAGACTTTGCGCACCGAGGTCCGCAGGCTTCGATGGCTACCACTGGCCTTTCCGCCACGGACCACATTCAACTACAACAATCATATGTTCATGGCTGCCACATATTTGTTGGAACACATAAACGGGGAGAGCCTCGGAACGACActgaaaagaagaatctGGGACCCACTTGACATGAACGATACATACTTCTCCACTGCCGAAGTGCAAAAGCACCCGAACTTGTCAAAGAGACTAGTCAAGGGCTACACCTGGAATCCGGACACACACACCTATTACGAAGAGCAATATATCAACTATGCTCCAATCACCGGAACTGGTTCAATGGTTTCTAACGTGATGGATTACGCGAAGTGGCTGCGCGCTATGCTCTACCAGGCACCGCCTATCTCGAAAGAGGGGCACACAGCACTTCGTTTACCCAGGGCAGTCATTGCTGAGTCTGATTGGAAAAATATGCTCGCTCCGCCCGGTGCATACCATCTCTATACCATGGGGTGGTTCATAGACTACTACCACGGAGAACAATTATACTGGCACACAGGTAGCTGGGCTGGATTTGGAATAATGGTTGGATTTTTGCCTGCGAAGGGCTTCGCGTTTGCTATGATGGGGAATACACAGAACGCGAGGATTGCAGAGTTGGATTTGTTCTTGTACCTCATCGATCAGCTGCTGGGGAAGAGCGGAGCCGAAAGAGAGACCCATGTGAGGAAGCTAGGGGAGAAGCTTAAAGAGATGGAACGGATGTACAACGAGAGTGTCGAAAGTGTAATAGCACGGTTGTATCCGGACCTGAAAATGAGGTTACCACTTTCGTTGTCGCTGGGAGCATATACAGGGACATATGCGCATCCTGGATACGGGGTGATTAAGGTGTGTGAGAAGAGTGACAAGTTGGTTGTTGATTTGAGAGACCGTGTGGGGAGCTGTTGTATGCGGTTTGAGCATGTCAGTGGAGAATTCTTCGTCGTCAAGTCCTATAATCCTGAGGCCGAGGCTGTGGGACCAGACTATACGAAGGCCGAGTTTTATGTTGACGAGCAGGGAGTAGCGAAGAGCTTGGGGTTGGATTTGGAGTCCGTTTTGGGGGAGAAGATCTGGTTTGAAAGGATGGCGTGA
- a CDS encoding uncharacterized protein (COG:S;~EggNog:ENOG410PWPU;~InterPro:IPR013087;~TransMembrane:1 (o800-819i)) gives MADQSSIYEATLACYQVFRGSAAVPALQEWAENCLADLKLWANGAGALKVGKASLDASLTSNPDARDFVVNLLGMLQVFVERCVETGADGHGDGLNQAMQDVKSIIGQLSRITTSIRKAGINARIQKADASYDPGHPQVEALKNHLQLLLLLPSRPRDIGTLQAETSSHGVLLVSSIDGTIVSEPRSLTVIQQRLIEANLKRRNRFLYAQRHAIKLSDREPAPAKSIPTFRKTPQPLILNATARSTDEPKLPTVYSTTTATEVQDPIPFSTRDSAQPATTIISAISSRVTYPKPPQLRPDQNVFQCPCCCQTLPAFISKGSQWKKHLSRDILPYTCILEDCPLPERNYHTKDLWLSHMSTDHGSFPHWVCLACNESSERPTFYEESAFTKHLDETHSTGIKPHQIQMLVSAWRRKTPVTVGSCPLCGLTDLDVEAVLNHVAEHLHSFSLKSLPWAPGDSESNWDSYGGYYEDHPYFDTARSEDTRRSEDTGSVGSGSIDPFDPLDYLPIKEYDEEPTENNQLTEERIHCLSEDPGTSQDMMGVFLASIENEDPVTAPFQMPPSPASPDSGLSVDVEEVGRVSGSHHLPSLSLTVPTDSDDDSPAVRPPLPAPSDSEPSTDGEDEHQDSASHNPPSSSPAESGSYSNDESAPPGFQSSSVAEERYLSHDSSRFINLDETPLHRALKADAAIKAGAVANGFSSFSAMVLSQPSLPQDINSASESLSTSIVLYNINHFQDSLDTLFGLCSNWVSHFSEPFINVLCRSLDNLHPANNRDRFRDAILNGSDVDALLADPIHRRQIFLSVTTTMIWEFIFTRYLFGLERSIRSEIKRLEKILGQTLTQEVVHRWRATTLNFLSQDTELQQLQERDIQAISLTIIDTLMSILSERSPYKPRLREELDEVLRLAVKLSVEMRTQLAEYIMLPPLQPEYDSQGNLTSQIFFNASLMHDESNVYASNEQAESEQAVVHLVLFPLVVRKGDDDGKGDEEVVVYPAQVVVSDILDSGRPHPSPSHDTRDVSAANDEADYDSDRTSAGSAPSQVSVDVRGVPL, from the exons ATGGCAGACCAGTCTTCCATCTATGAGGCCACCCTGGCCTGTTACCAGGTCTTTCGAGGCTCGgctgctgttcctgctcTCCAAGAATGGGCAGAGAACTGTTTAGCCGACTTGAAGCTGTGGGCAAATGGAGCCGGGGCCTTAAAAGTCGGAAAGGCATCCCTTGATGCTAGTCTGACCTCGAATCCGGACGCAAGGGATTTCGTGGTAAATCTATTAGGGATGCTGCAAGTCTTTGTAGAGCGGTGCGTTGAGACAG GAGCGGACGGGCACGGCGATGGGTTAAACCAAGCCATGCAGGATGTAAAATCCATCATAGGCCAATTGAGTCGAATCACGACTTCGATTCGCAAGGCTGGCATCAATGCACGCATCCAGAAGGCCGATGCTTCTTACGACCCTGGCCATCCGCAGGTTGAGGCTTTGAAAAaccatctgcagctgctgtTACTGTTACCGTCAAGACCCAGAGATATTGGCACTCTACAGGCAGAGACGTCCTCGCACGGAGTGCTATTGGTCTCGTCCATAGATGGCACTATAGTGTCTGAGCCGCGGTCTTTGACTGTTATCCAGCAACGACTCATTGAGGCAAACCTGAAGCGGAGAAACCGATTCTTGTATGCTCAGCGTCACGCAATCAAGCTGTCCGACAGGGAACCCGCCCCAGCAAAGTCGATACCCACTTTTCGAAAAACGCCACAGCCACTCATTCTCAATGCCACTGCAAGGTCAACGGACGAGCCTAAACTTCCCACAGTGTATAGTACAACGACCGCAACCGAAGTACAAGATCCAATCCCGTTTTCGACCCGAGATAGTGCCCAACCAGCGACTACTATCATATCTGCAATCAGCTCTCGTGTGACGTATCCCAAGCCTCCCCAACTGAGACCCGATCAAAATGTCTTCCAATGTCCGTGCTGTTGCCAGACATTACCAGCTTTCATAAGCAAAGGGAGTCAGTGGAA AAAACATCTCTCCAGGGATATTCTTCCCTACACATGTATTCTCGAAGATTGTCCTCTCCCTGAAAGAAATTACCATACAAAGGATCTTTGGCTGTCGCACATGTCCACAGACCATGGCAGCTTTCCTCATTGGGTTTGCCTCGCCTGCAATGAGTCGAGCGAGCGACCAACGTTTTACGAAGAATCGGCATTCACTAAACACTTAGATGAAACGCACTCAACGGGTATCAAGCCCCACCAAATACAGATGTTGGTCTCTGCCTGGCGTCGGAAAACACCAGTCACAGTTGGATCATGTCCGCTCTGTGGGCTGACAGACTTGGATGTCGAGGCCGTTTTGAACCATGTTGCCGAGCACCTGCATTCATTTTCGCTCAAATCTTTACCATGGGCGCCAGGAGACTCTGAGTCTAATTGGGACTCATATGGAGGCTATTATGAAGATCATCCTTATTTTGATACAGCAAGATCCGAAGATACACGAAGATCGGAAGACACTGGAAGTGTGGGATCAGGATCTATTGATCCTTTTGACCCACTGGACTATCTGCCTATTAAGGAATACGACGAGGAGCCAACGGAAAACAACCAATTGACAGAAGAACGAATTCACTGTCTTTCGGAGGATCCGGGTACTAGCCAGGATATGATGGGTGTGTTTTTAGCTAGCATCGAGAACGAAGATCCTGTAACGGCACCCTTTCAAATGCCACCATCGCCAGCTAGCCCTGATAGCGGTCTATCTGTGGACGTGGAAGAAGTAGGCCGGGTCTCTGgatcccatcatcttccatcattATCACTCACAGTACCTACGGATTCTGATGATGACTCTCCGGCCGTTCGACCGCCACTGCCAGCCCCATCTGACAGCGAACCCTCCacagatggagaggatgaacACCAAGATTCTGCATCGCATAACCctccgtcatcatcaccagccgAATCCGGTTCATATTCTAATGATGAGTCTGCACCTCCAGGCTTCCAGTCATCATCAGTGGCCGAGGAAAGGTACCTGTCACACGATTCGTCACGATTTATTAATCTCGATGAAACTCCGCTCCACAGAGCTCTGAAGGCTGATGCTGCCATTAAAGCCGGAGCAGTAGCTAATGGATTCTCTTCATTTTCTGCGATGGTTCTTAGCCAACCCAGTCTCCCACAGGATATCAATTCCGCCAGCGAATCACTGAGTACCAGTATTGtcctttataatataaaccaTTTTCAAGATTCATTGGACACGCTTTTTGGGCTGTGTTCTAACTGGGTTTCCCATTTTTCGGAACCCTTCATCAATGTGCTATGTCGCTCACTCGATAACCTGCATCCCGCAAATAATCGTGATCGATTCCGCGACGCCATACTGAATGGATCCGACGTTGATGCGCTTCTTGCTGACCCTATTCACCGGCGACAAATCTTCTTGTCCGTCACGACGACTATGATCTGGGAATTCATATTTACGCGGTATCTATTCGGCTTGGAACGGTCAATACGCTCAGAAATCAAGCGGTTAGAGAAAATATTAGGGCAGACTCTGACACAGGAAGTAGTCCATCGCTGGCGAGCCACGACGTTGAATTTCTTATCCCAGGATACCGAGTTGCAACAGCTGCAAGAGCGTGATATTCAAGCTATTTCACTTACTATTATCGATACACTGATGTCTATCCTATCGGAAAGGAGTCCTTATAAGCCTCGACTGCGCGAGGAGCTCGACGAGGTATTACGCCTTGCTGTGAAACTCTCTGTTGAAATGCGTACGCAATTGGCAGAATACATTATGCTACCCCCTCTTCAGCCAGAGTATGACAGCCAAGGCAACTTGACAAGTcagatcttcttcaacgcctcgTTGATGCATGATGAGAGTAACGTGTATGCATCAAATGAACAGGCAGAAAGTGAACAGGCTGTTGTTCACTTAgtccttttccctttggtAGTGAGAAAgggcgatgacgatggcaaAGGAGACGAAGAGGTGGTTGTTTATCCAGCTCAGGTCGTGGTATCAGACATATTAGATAGTGGTAGACCTCACCCGTCGCCCTCTCATGATACAAGAGATGTTTCTGCTGCAAACGACGAGGCGGATTATGATTCGGACAGGACTTCGGCAGGTAGCGCTCCAAGTCAAGTGTCGGTCGATGTTAGAGGAGTGCCACTTTAG